Genomic window (Paenibacillus thermoaerophilus):
TGCATGTAGACTAAAAAGTGGACACGCCGTAGTAGCGGCCCGTACAATATAACCAACCAAAAGGTCGAGGTGTGTCATGGGAGATATCCGTCAACATTTTGACGACGAGTTTAAACGTCAAACCGTTAAGCACATGCAAGAAAGCGGCAAAACCCCGTCTGAAGTATCCAAGGAGCTGGACATCCCGGTAAGAAGTATTCGGGCTTGGAGAAGGCAGTTTGCTTCCACCGGTGAGAAATCCCAATTGTTTGTGGACTACGAAAAAATGAAGAAGCTGGAACAACAGAATCGGGATCTACAAGAGGAGGTTGAGATCTTAAAAAAGGCGATGCACTTCTTCACGAAAAGCCGAGACTGATCTATCCGTTTATTCATAAACACCGCTTCCAGTTTCGGGTGG
Coding sequences:
- a CDS encoding transposase; this encodes MGDIRQHFDDEFKRQTVKHMQESGKTPSEVSKELDIPVRSIRAWRRQFASTGEKSQLFVDYEKMKKLEQQNRDLQEEVEILKKAMHFFTKSRD